The Candidatus Deferrimicrobiaceae bacterium genome includes the window GACGCCCGACCGCGCGGATCTTCCCCCCCGCGAGCAGGACGATCTTCTCCCCGTACTCCGCGCACAGCGAAAGATCGTGCGAGGCGATCAGGGCGGTGACGCCGCGCGACTCCGAGAGGCGCGTGACGATCTCGTAGAACGCGACCCGGTGGTAGATGTCGAGGAACGCCGTCGGCTCGTCCAGAAGCATCACCTTCGCCCCCTGGGCGATCGCCCTCGCAAGGGCGGCCCGTTGCCGCTCCCCCGCGGAGATTTCGCCCAACCCCCGGGTCTTCAGCCCCTCGAGGGAGGTCATCGCAAGCGCCCGGGCGACCTCCTCCCGGTCCAGGGCCGTCGCCTGTCCGAAGAACCCGTAGTGGGGAAACCGGCCGAGAAGCACGTAATCCTCCACCGACATCGGGAAATCGAAGGGCGGGTCCTGTCCCGCCACCGAAAGAATCCTGGCCATCTGCCTTCTCCCGTACGAAGAGGGGGGGCGCCCCAGGACGGTCACCTCCCCCGCATGGGGTCGATGCAGGCCCGAGAAGATCTTCAGAAGCGTGCTTTTCCCGGCGCCGTTCGGCCCCAGAAGGATGGCCACTTCCCCCTCGCCGACGCGAAGGTCGACTCCGGCCAGCACCTCCCGCTCCCCGTACCGGAAGGTCACGCCTCTCGCGGCCAGAAAGTCGTCTCTCACGGCTTTCCCCTGTCGCGGCGGAGGAGATAGAGGAAGAAAGGCGCCCCGGAAAGGGCGGTGACCGCTCCCACCGGGAGTTCCCCGGAGGGACCCGCGGTCCGGGCCAGCACGTCCGCCACGATGAGGAACGTCCCCCCGAGGAGAAAGGCGGCCGGCAGCAGGCGACGAT containing:
- a CDS encoding ABC transporter ATP-binding protein, which encodes MRDDFLAARGVTFRYGEREVLAGVDLRVGEGEVAILLGPNGAGKSTLLKIFSGLHRPHAGEVTVLGRPPSSYGRRQMARILSVAGQDPPFDFPMSVEDYVLLGRFPHYGFFGQATALDREEVARALAMTSLEGLKTRGLGEISAGERQRAALARAIAQGAKVMLLDEPTAFLDIYHRVAFYEIVTRLSESRGVTALIASHDLSLCAEYGEKIVLLAGGKIRAVGRPGEVLTPGNVFEAFGVAAVCDRNPVTGSVRVTPVRRDRRKDRGG
- a CDS encoding iron chelate uptake ABC transporter family permease subunit, which produces LLGDEAAFQSGLPVEKVKTAVYLTASLLAGSVVAISGLIGFVGLIVPHGARAIVGSGHRRLLPAAFLLGGTFLIVADVLARTAGPSGELPVGAVTALSGAPFFLYLLRRDRGKP